The Vicia villosa cultivar HV-30 ecotype Madison, WI linkage group LG1, Vvil1.0, whole genome shotgun sequence genome includes a region encoding these proteins:
- the LOC131627608 gene encoding UPF0057 membrane protein At4g30660-like — translation MPSRCEICCEVMIAVLLPPLGVCLRHGCCTVEFIICLLLTILGYIPGIIYALYAIIFVDRDQYFDEYRRPLYAQSQY, via the exons ATGCCTTCACGCTGTGAAATTTGCTGCGAGGTTATGATCGCCGTCTTGCTCCCTCCACTCGGCGTTTGTCTCCGCCATGGTTGCTGCACT gtTGAATTCATCATTTGCTTGCTGCTTACTATTCTAGGTTATATTCCTGGTATAATTTATGCTCTTTATGCGATTATCTTTGTTGATCGTGATCAGTACTTTGATGAATATAGGCGTCCTTTGTATGCACAATCACAATACTAG
- the LOC131600299 gene encoding protein tesmin/TSO1-like CXC 2 — protein MQDDDSFFNYLSSLSPLKTLNSLPMDYPLFTSPDVTFFEDSTFFDSRDSLLDTSNPQVSCENVNKIYSHENVPTYSTHLSHDSTESSSQQAVQYGSCSPEDHPLISRDDVNYLLGLLGMLEPNGTNVQDHSVKDSIEANTQVPQSNTNYEMHTVDPLASTSIHGPENNPYQPIPATYRNQTWNNLANFALMDSKPIQTGNDELVRIRHSIQMGFLDYDKTSYTSNITSCSSKSGEKNASNENGFGIPASDHYRWNPELPSCNSSLHLSESHLSQLSASMENHLGPSDNEVQSTKDFTKFLVHIKGEDFCGSTLKMESKQLDPPNKKRKRKGQIDLGASCSKHEKEEESADFCQSTLRKKRKIHKSGHCQCKKASCLRKYCECFKGGVGCSPSCKCQGCENIYGRKDREAETKSELEETEALQISRSLVLLPYLSLENPQRSFAELFGSKNQELMESNAVGSVYSYENIQAFHSHNSFHNVT, from the exons atgcagGATGATGATTCTTTCTTTAACTATCTCAGCAGTCTTTCTCCTTTAAAGACATTGAACTCACTTCCCATGGATTATCCTCTTTTCACATCACCTGATGTCACTTTTTTTGAGGATTCCACATTCTTCGATTCTAGGGATAGCCTTTTGGACACATCAAACCCTCAAGTTTCGTGCGagaatgtaaataaaatatattcacaTGAAAATGTTCCTACTTATTCTACTCATTTATCTCATGATTCAACTGAGTCATCTAGTCAACAAGCTGTGCAATATGGTTCTTGTAGCCCAGAAGATCATCCACTAATCTCAAGGGATGATGTTAACTATCTTCTTGGATTACTTGGCATGCTAGAACCAAATGGTACCAATGTACAAGACCACTCTGTCAAAGATTCAATTGAGGCAAACACTCAAGTGCCACAATCTAACACTAATTATGAAATGCATACTGTTGATCCACTTGCTTCTACTTCAATACATGGGCCTGAAAATAATCCTTATCAACCAATACCTGCCACTTACAGAAATCAAACATGGAACAATCTTGCCAATTTCGCTTTAATGGATAGCAAACCAATTCAGACAGGGAATGACGAG CTTGTGCGTATTAGACACAGTATACAGATGGGTTTTCTGGATTATGACAAGACCAGTTATACTTCAAACATCACTTCCTGTTCTTCAAAATCTGGTGAGAAGAATGCTAGTAATGAAAATGGTTTTGGAATTCCAGCCTCAGATCATTACAGATGGAATCCTGAACTTCCGAGCTGCAATTCTTCCTTGCATCTTTCTGAAAGCCACCTATCGCAGCTCTCCGCGTCAATGGAAAATCATTTGGGGCCATCTGATAATGAAGTTCAGTCTACAAAAGATTTCACAAAGTTTTTAGTTCACATTAAGGGTGAAGATTTCTGCGGTAGTACCCTCAAAATGGAGAGTAAACAGTTGGATCCTCCAAACAAGAAAAGGAAGAGGAAAGGTCAGATTGATCTAGGTGCTTCTTGTTCAAAACATGAAAAGGAAGAGGAAAGTGCTGATTTCTGTCAGAGTACCCTcagaaagaagaggaaaat CCACAAATCAGgtcactgtcagtgtaaaaaagCAAGCTGCCTGAGGAAATATTGTGAATGTTTTAAG GGTGGTGTTGGTTGCTCCCCAAGTTGTAAGTGTCAAGGTTGCGAGAATATATATGGAAGAAAGGATAGGGAGGCGGAAACAAAATCGGAGCTTGAAGAAACAGAAGCGTTACAGATTTCTAG ATCATTGGTTCTATTACCTTATTTATCATTGGAGAATCCACAAAGATCTTTCGCTGAATTGTTTGGCAGCAAAAACCAAGAGCTTATGGAATCAAATGCTGTTGGGTCAGTCTATTCATATGAAAATATACAAGCATTTCATTCTCACAACAGTTTCCACAATGTAACTTGA
- the LOC131600309 gene encoding receptor-like protein 7 has product MCFFLHLFLFLLTQFPSFTFSLCSHHDSYALLQFKNSFVVSSAPAQSFYCSSTPSKIESWNNGTDCCEWDGITCNNVSGHVMVLDLSCSHLKGKFSPNSTIFHLKQLQQLNLAFNDFYESSIYHGIGELVNLTHLNLSYTGFSGDIPSTISHLSKLISLDLSGSVRLDPFTWTRLILNATNLRQLHLDSVDMSSINGSSLSQLTKLSSSMVSLSLSSTGLTGKFPTNILSLPNLEELDLSSNQNLGGQLPKSNWSNPLRYLDLSHTSFSGGIPYSIGQLKSLTQLDLTECNFDELVSPSMWNLTQLTVLSLEGNNFQGEISSLLSNLTHLTSLYLGDNNFSGKIPNVFENLINLEYVALSDNNLSGQVPPSLFNLTLLWHIDLSFNKLVGPIPTEIAKHSKLYRIALGNNMLNGTIPHWCYSLPSLDMLDLYDNNLTGPIGEFSSYSLRYLFLSDNNLQGDFPNSIYKLQNLVQLGLSSTNLSGVVDFRRFSNFTKLSFLDLSHNSFLFINIDGGVDSILPNLAVLYLSSCNINSFPKFLAQVQNLGELDLSYSKIQGKVPKWFHESLLHTWKEIQHIDLSFNKLQGELPIPPYGIQYFLLSNNNFTGDIALSLCNASSMNILNLAHNKLTGMIPQCLGTFPSLSVLDMQMNNLHGSMPRNFSKGNAFETIKLNGNQLEGPLPHSLTHCTKLEVLDLGDNNIEDKFPNWLATLQELQVLRLRSNSLYGAITCSRFKHPFPNLRIYDVSGNNFSGPLPTSCLKNFQGMMNLNDSKIGLQYMGKASYYNDSVVVIVKGLSLELMRILTTFTTIDLSNNMFEGEIPQLIGELHSLKGLNLSNNGITGTIPQSLSSLRNLEWLDLSRNQLTGEIPASLTNLNFLSFLNLSQNLLEGIIPTGNQFNTFGNDSYEGNAMLCGYALSKSYRNDEEKSPYSTCNDEEESGFGWKAVVIGYGCGSVLGMLLGYNVFLNGKPQWLVRLVEHMFNIRLKRTHNKAGANRRRIR; this is encoded by the coding sequence ATGTGCTTTTTTCTCCACTTGTTCTTATTTCTGCTTACTCAATTTCCTTCCTTTACTTTCTCATTATGCAGCCATCATGATTCATATGCCTTGCTACAgttcaaaaactcatttgttgtCAGCAGTGCACCTGCACAATCGTTTTATTGTTCATCCACACCTTCAAAGATAGAATCTTGGAATAACGGTACAGATTGTTGCGAGTGGGACGGCATTACGTGCAACAACGTATCAGGTCACGTGATGGTTCTCGACCTTAGTTGCAGTCATCTCAAAGGTAAATTTTCTCCTAATAGCACTATCTTCCACCTCAAGCAACTTCAACAACTCAACTTGGCTttcaatgatttttatgaatCTTCAATCTATCATGGAATTGGCGAACTAGTGAATCTCACACATCTCAATTTATCATACACTGGATTCAGTGGTGATATTCCCTCAACAATCTCTCACTTGTCAAAATTAATTTCCCTTGATCTCAGCGGCAGTGTAAGACTCGATCCATTCACCTGGACGCGTCTCATTCTTAATGCAACTAATTTAAGACAACTTCATTTGGACAGTGTAGACATGTCTTCAATCAACGGAAGCTCTTTGTCTCAACTAACAAAACTGTCGTCCTCTATGGTCTCTCTTAGTCTATCATCCACTGGATTGACTGGAAAATTTCCAACTAACATCCTCTCTTTACCTAATCTTGAAGAACTAGATTTGTCATCTAATCAAAACCTTGGTGGTCAACTTCCAAAGTCCAACTGGAGCAATCCTTTGAGGTATTTAGACCTCTCTCACACTTCTTTCTCCGGTGGAATTCCTTATTCCATTGGTCAATTGAAGTCTCTTACTCAATTAGACCTCACAGAGTGCAATTTTGATGAGTTGGTTTCTCCATCTATGTGGAACCTCACTCAACTTACAGTCTTGAGTCTTGAAGGAAACAATTTTCAAGGTGAGATTTCATCATTACTTTCAAACCTCACACACCTCACTTCCTTATATCTTGGCGATAATAACTTTAGCGGTAAGATTCcaaatgtttttgaaaatttaatcaACTTAGAATATGTAGCACTTTCTGATAACAACCTAAGTGGCCAAGTTCCACCATCATTGTTTAATCTGACTCTTCTTTGGCATATAGATTTATCGTTTAACAAATTAGTAGGCCCCATTCCAACAGAAATCGCTAAACATTCAAAACTATATCGTATAGCTTTAGGTAATAACATGTTAAATGGAACAATTCCGCACTGGTGTTATTCCTTGCCTTCATTGGATATGTTGGATCTCTATGACAACAACCTAACAGGTCCAATTGGTGAATTCTCAAGTTATTCTTTGAGATATCTATTTCTCTCAGATAACAACCTACAAGGTGATTTTCCAAATTCAATTTATAAACTTCAAAATCTAGTTCAGTTAGGTTTGTCATCAACCAACTTGAGTGGTGTTGTGGACTTTCgcagattttcaaattttacaaaacTAAGTTTTCTTGATCTTTCCCACAATAGTTTTCTTTTTATCAACATCGATGGTGGTGTTGACTCCATCTTACCCAACCTTGCGGTATTATACTTATCTTCTTGTAATATTAATAGTTTTCCTAAATTCTTAGCTCAAGTTCAAAATCTAGGAGAGTTAGATCTCTCTTATAGCAAAATTCAAGGGAAAGTTCCGAAATGGTTTCATGAGAGTCTCTTACACACATGGAAGGAAATTCAACATATTGATCTTAGTTTTAACAAGTTGCAAGGAGAACTTCCAATTCCACCCTATGGAATTCAATACTTTTTACTCTCAAATAACAACTTCACTGGAGATATTGCTTTGTCATTATGCAATGCAAGTTCTATGAATATTCTCAATTTGGCTCACAACAAGTTAACAGGCATGATTCCACAATGCTTGGGAACATTTCCTTCTCTTTCTGTATTGGATATGCAAATGAACAATCTCCATGGAAGTATGCCTAGAAACTTTTCCAAAGGAAATGCATTTGAGACTATAAAATTGAATGGCAATCAATTGGAAGGACCATTACCACATTCTTTGACTCACTGCACAAAACTCGAAGTGTTGGACCTAGGAGACAACAATATAGAGGATAAATTTCCCAATTGGCTAGCAACTCTACAAGAGTTACAGGTACTCCGTTTACGATCAAATAGTCTTTATGGTGCAATCACATGTTCTAGATTCAAGCATCCATTTCcaaatttgagaatttatgatgtGTCTGGTAACAATTTTAGTGGCCCCTTGCCAACATCGTGCCTCAAGAACTTTCAAGGAATGATGAATCTGAATGACAGTAAAATTGGTTTGCAATACATGGGTAAGGCCAGTTACTATAACGATTCCGTGGTGGTCATTGTGAAAGGTCTTTCTTTGGAGCTAATGAGAATATTGACTACTTTCACAACTATTGATTTATCAAATAACATGTTTGAAGGAGAAATTCCACAACTCATTGGAGAATTACATTCTCTCAAAGGCCTTAACCTTTCAAACAATGGAATCACAGGTACCATTCCACAATCTTTGAGtagtttgagaaatttggagtGGTTGGACCTCTCACGGAACCAGTTGACGGGTGAGATTCCTGCGTCTCTGACAAATTTGAACTTTCTCTCGTTCTTGAACCTTTCACAAAACCTTTTGGAGGGAATCATACCTACAGGTAACCAATTTAATACGTTTGGAAATGATTCCTACGAGGGAAATGCAATGTTGTGTGGATATGCGTTGTCAAAATCATACAGAAATGATGAAGAAAAGTCACCATATTCAACATGTAATGATGAAGAGGAATCAGGATTTGGTTGGAAAGCGGTAGTAATAGGATATGGATGTGGATCAGTACTTGGAATGCTCTTGGGATATAATGTGTTCTTAAATGGAAAACCTCAATGGCTTGTGAGGCTTGTTGAACACATGTTTAACATAAGACTGAAGAGAACACACAACAAAGCTGGTGCAAATCGCAGAAGAATACGTTAG
- the LOC131600320 gene encoding receptor-like protein 7, with product MMCFFLHLFLFLLPQFPSYTFSLCSHDDNYALIQFKNSFVISTSPAPWSRCPSTPSKIGSWNNGTDCCEWDGVMCNNVSGHVIGLDLSCSHLKGEFSPNSTIFHLKQLQQLNLASNHFFESTIYHGIGNLVNLTHLNLSYTGFSGDIPSSISHLSKLISLDLSGRLRVEPYTWKRLILNATNLRQLHLDNVDMSSIDGSSLSQLINLSSSLVSLSLSTTRLHGKFPTNILSLPNLEELDLSTNQNLTGQLPESNWTAPLRYLDLSYTSFSGGIPHSIGQLKSLTHLTLIECDFDGFVSPSMWNLTQLTLLILEGNNFHGEISPLLSNLTHLTSLYLDSNNFSGKIPNVFENLINLEYVALSGNNLSGQVPPSLFNLTLLWHIDLSFNKLVGPIPTKIAKHSKLYLIALDNNMLNGTIPHWCYSLPSLGELDLNDNNLTGPIGEFSSYSLRYLFLSDNNLQGDIPNSIYKLQNLSDLSLSSTKLSGVVDFHQFSNLTKLSFLDLSHSSFLFINVDSGVDSILPNLQVLYLSSSNINTFPKFLAQVQNLVELDLSNNKIQGKVPKWFHDNLLHTWKEIDHIDLSFNKLQGDLPIPPYGILYFLLSNNNFAGDIALKLCNASSMNILNLAHNKLTGMIPQCLGTFPSLSVLDMQMNNLHGSMPRNFSKGNAFETIKLNGNQLEGPLPQSLTHCTKLEVLDLGDNNLEDKFPNWLASLQELQVLRLRSNRFYGAITCSSFKHPFPNLRIYDVSGNNFSGPLPTSCLKNFQGMMNLNDSKIGLQYMGNDSYYNDSVVVIVKGLSLELTRILTTFTTIDLSNNMFEGEIPQVIGELNSLKGLNLSNNGITGTIPQSLSNLRNLEWLDLSRNQLTGEIPAPLTNLNFLSLLNLSQNLLEGIIPTGNQFNTFGNDSYEGNAMLCGYPLSKSCRNDEEKTPYSTSNDEEESGFGWKAVVIGYGCGSVLGMLVGYSAFFNGKPQWLVRLVEHMFNIRLKRTHNKAGANRRRIH from the coding sequence ATGATGTGCTTTTTTCTCCATTTGTTCTTATTTCTGCTTCCTCAATTTCCTTCCTATACTTTCTCATTATGCAGCCATGATGATAACTATGCCTTGATACAGTTCAAGAACTCATTTGTCATCAGCACTTCACCTGCACCATGGTCTCGTTGTCCATCCACTCCTTCAAAGATAGGATCTTGGAATAACGGTACAGATTGTTGCGAGTGGGACGGTGTCATGTGCAACAACGTATCGGGTCACGTGATTGGTCTCGACCTTAGTTGCAGTCATCTCAAAGGTGAATTCTCTCCTAATAGCACTATCTTCCACCTCAAGCAACTTCAACAACTCAACTTGGCTTCCAATCATTTTTTTGAATCTACAATCTATCACGGAATTGGCAATCTAGTGAATCTCACACATCTCAATTTATCATACACTGGATTCAGTGGTGATATTCCCTCCTCAATCTCTCACTTGTCAAAATTAATTTCCCTTGATCTCAGCGGTCGTTTAAGAGTTGAACCATACACCTGGAAGCGTCTCATTCTTAACGCAACTAATTTGAGACAACTTCATTTAGACAATGTAGACATGTCTTCAATCGACGGAAGCTCTTTGTCGCAACTAATAAACTTGTCATCCTCTTTGGTATCTCTCAGTCTATCAACCACTAGATTGCATGGAAAATTTCCAACTAACATCCTCTCGTTACCTAATCTTGAAGAACTAGATTTGTCAACTAATCAAAACCTTACTGGTCAACTTCCAGAATCAAACTGGACCGCTCCTTTGAGATATTTAGACCTCTCCTACACTTCTTTCTCTGGTGGAATTCCTCATTCCATCGGTCAGTTGAAGTCTCTTACTCACTTAACCCTTATAGAGTGCGATTTTGACGGGTTTGTTTCTCCATCTATGTGGAACCTCACTCAACTCACACTCTTGATTCTTGAAGGAAACAATTTTCATGGTGAGATTTCACCATTGCTTTCAAACCTCACACACCTCACTTCCTTATATCTTGACAGTAATAACTTTAGCGGTAAGATTCCTaatgtttttgaaaatttaatcaACTTAGAATATGTAGCACTTTCTGGTAACAATCTAAGTGGCCAAGTTCCACCATCATTGTTTAATCTGACTCTCCTTTGGCATATAGATTTATCGTTTAACAAATTAGTAGGCCCCATTCCAACAAAAATCGCTAAACATTCAAAACTATATCTTATAGCCTTGGATAATAATATGTTAAATGGAACAATTCCGCACTGGTGTTATTCCTTGCcttcattgggtgagttggatcTCAATGACAATAACCTAACAGGTCCAATTGGTGAATTCTCAAGTTATTCTTTGAGATATCTATTTCTCTCCGATAACAACCTACAAGGTGATATTCCAAATTCAATTTATAAACTTCAAAATCTTTCTGACTTAAGTTTGTCATCAACCAAGTTGAGTGGTGTTGTGGACTTTCACCAATTTTCAAATTTGACAAAACTAAGTTTTCTTGATCTTTCCCACAGTAGTTTTCTTTTTATCAACGTCGATAGTGGTGTTGACTCCATCTTACCTAACCTTCAGGTATTATATCTATCTTCTAGTAATATTAACACTTTTCCTAAATTCTTAGCACAAGTTCAAAATCTAGTTGAGTTAGATCTCTCTAATAACAAAATTCAAGGGAAAGTTCCAAAATGGTTTCATGACAATCTCTTACACACATGGAAGGAAATTGACCATATTGATCTTAGTTTCAACAAGTTGCAAGGAGATCTTCCAATTCCACCCTATGGAATTCTATACTTTTTACTCTCAAATAACAACTTTGCTGGAGATATTGCTTTGAAATTATGCAATGCAAGTTCTATGAATATTCTCAATTTGGCTCACAACAAATTAACAGGCATGATTCCACAATGCTTGGGAACATTTCCTTCTCTTTCTGTATTGGATATGCAAATGAATAATCTCCATGGAAGCATGCCTAGAAACTTTTCCAAAGGAAATGCATTTGAGACTATAAAATTGAATGGCAATCAATTGGAAGGACCATTACCACAGTCTTTGACTCACTGCACGAAACTAGAAGTGTTGGATTTAGGAGACAACAATCTAGAGGATAAATTTCCCAATTGGCTAGCAAGTCTACAAGAGTTACAGGTACTACGTTTAAGATCAAATAGATTTTATGGTGCAATCACATGTTCTAGTTTCAAGCATCCATTTCcaaatttgagaatttatgatgtGTCTGGCAACAATTTTAGTGGCCCCTTGCCAACATCGTGCCTCAAGAACTTTCAAGGAATGATGAATCTGAATGACAGTAAAATTGGTTTGCAATACATGGGTAATGACAGTTACTATAACGATTCCGTGGTGGTCATTGTGAAAGGTCTTTCTTTGGAGCTAACGAGAATATTGACTACTTTCACAACAATTGATTTATCAAATAACATGTTTGAAGGAGAAATTCCACAAGTCATTGGTGAATTAAATTCTCTCAAAGGCCTTAACCTTTCAAACAATGGAATCACAGGTACCATTCCACAATCTTTGAGTAATTTGAGAAATTTGGAGTGGTTGGACCTCTCACGGAACCAGTTGACGGGTGAGATTCCTGCACCTCTGACAAATTTGAACTTTCTCTCGCTCTTGAACCTTTCACAAAACCTTTTGGAGGGAATCATACCTACAGGTAACCAATTTAATACGTTTGGAAATGATTCCTATGAGGGAAATGCAATGTTGTGTGGATATCCGTTGTCAAAATCATGCAGAAATGATGAAGAAAAGACACCATATTCAACAAGTAATGATGAAGAGGAATCGGGATTTGGTTGGAAAGCAGTTGTAATAGGTTATGGATGTGGATCAGTACTTGGAATGCTCGTGGGATATAGTGCGTTCTTCAATGGTAAACCACAATGGCTTGTGAGGCTTGTTGAACACATGTTTAACATAAGACTGAAGAGAACACACAACAAAGCTGGTGCAAATCGCAGAAGAATACATTAG
- the LOC131619575 gene encoding uncharacterized protein LOC131619575 — protein MANYNFVWSGPKLTAELNFSYWELLMTTHLKAHNVWSFVDPRLQEGADEVARRKDQLALSQIYQGIDYSIFGKIANAKTAKEPWDILKLSHKEVEKAQKSKLQSLRREYERSEMSNSETVEQYFSRVINLVNKMRVYGEDIPDSKVVEKILRTMPMKFDHVVTTIIESHDTDTLSVAELQGSIESHVNRILEKTEKVVKEEALKSQVNFNTSESSHIVEERDQNTFNRGRGNYRGRG, from the coding sequence atggcaaaTTACAATTTTGTCTGGTCTGGTCCAAAATTAACCGCAGAGTTAAATTTCAGTTACTGGGAACTGTTGATGACAACACATTTAAAAGCTCACAATGTTTGGAGCTTTGTAGATCCTCGTTTACAAGAAGGAGCTGATGAAGTTGCTCGTAGAAAGGACCAGTTGGCACTTTCACAAATTTATCAAGGAATTGATTACTCAATATTTGGCAAAATAGCAAATGCCAAAACTGCTAAAGAACCGTGGGACATATTGAAGCTGTCACATAAAGAAGTAGAGAAAGCTCAGAAGTCCAAATTACAATCGCTGCGTAGAGAATATGAAAGGTCCGAAATGTCAAATTCAGAAACAGTAGAACAATATTTTTCTCGTGTTATAAATCTCGTCAACAAGATGCGAGTATATGGAGAAGATATTCCAGATAGCAAAGTGGTAGAAAAAATTCTGCGTACGATGCCGATGAAGTTTGACCATGTGGTGACTACAATAATTGAGTCCCACGATACAGATACTCTGTCTGTAGCAGAATTACAAGGAAGCATTGAAAGTCATGTCAACAGAATATTAGAAAAGACCGAAAAGGTGGTAAAAGAAGAAGCTCTAAAGAGTCAGGTGAATTTCAACACTTCTGAGTCAAGTCATATTGTAGAAGAAAGAgatcaaaatactttcaacagaggAAGAGGAAATTATAGAGGCAGAGGCTGA